The following are from one region of the Arcobacter defluvii genome:
- a CDS encoding diacylglycerol kinase encodes MRNQPKYNFFKNTSYALKGLVDLIKTESSFKIELIITLVLLPVIIFIDTTLTNKALLFITLMGMILAETTNSAIERVVDLVTLEHHDMAGRAKDVGSAIVFLSIFIFVVTWLIILIDIF; translated from the coding sequence TTGAGAAACCAACCAAAATATAATTTTTTTAAAAACACATCTTATGCTTTAAAAGGTTTAGTTGATTTAATAAAAACAGAAAGCTCATTTAAAATTGAATTGATTATAACTTTAGTTTTACTTCCTGTTATTATTTTTATAGATACAACTTTGACAAATAAAGCTCTATTATTTATAACTTTAATGGGAATGATTTTAGCAGAAACAACAAATAGTGCTATTGAACGGGTTGTTGATTTAGTAACTTTAGAACATCACGATATGGCAGGACGAGCAAAAGATGTTGGTAGTGCAATTGTATTTTTAAGTATTTTTATTTTTGTTGTTACTTGGCTTATCATTTTAATAGACATTTTTTAA
- a CDS encoding DUF1924 domain-containing protein: MKALIISALVASLSFSATVDDYLDSLKQEVLKENPSFKDFDAKRGEEIFTSKHIGKKGKEISCTTCHGANLQKAGENIFTTKVIEPLSPKANKERFTDIKTIEKWMKRNFNDVYNREGTALEKGDVTTYIINQ; this comes from the coding sequence ATGAAAGCTTTAATTATCTCAGCTTTAGTTGCCAGTTTAAGTTTTAGTGCAACTGTTGATGATTATTTAGATTCATTAAAACAGGAAGTTCTTAAAGAAAATCCATCTTTTAAAGATTTTGATGCAAAAAGAGGGGAAGAGATTTTTACATCAAAACATATAGGGAAAAAAGGCAAAGAGATTTCATGTACAACTTGCCATGGAGCAAATCTACAAAAAGCTGGTGAAAATATTTTTACTACTAAAGTAATAGAACCACTTTCTCCAAAAGCTAATAAAGAAAGATTTACTGATATAAAAACTATTGAAAAATGGATGAAAAGAAACTTCAATGATGTTTACAATCGTGAAGGAACAGCTCTTGAAAAAGGTGATGTAACTACATACATCATAAATCAATAA
- a CDS encoding diheme cytochrome c gives MKYLIFLSLMINALFAEGYSSMPDVAPVKNDLYIKECGSCHFPYQPGLLPSNAWNKMMSNLENHFNTDASLDDETFKTLSKYLNDNSAEKNMQYKRSNRIVSSLNPNQIPDSISTTPYMVKKHREIRKDLITQKEVKGLFNCIACHTTADKGIYSERDIKIPNFGRWEDD, from the coding sequence ATGAAATATCTAATTTTTTTAAGTTTAATGATAAATGCTTTGTTTGCAGAAGGTTATTCATCAATGCCAGATGTTGCACCTGTTAAAAATGACTTATATATAAAAGAGTGTGGAAGTTGTCATTTTCCGTATCAACCAGGATTACTTCCAAGTAATGCATGGAATAAAATGATGTCAAATTTAGAAAATCACTTCAATACTGATGCATCACTTGATGATGAAACTTTCAAAACTTTATCAAAATATTTAAATGATAATAGTGCAGAAAAAAATATGCAATATAAAAGAAGTAATAGAATTGTTTCTAGTTTAAATCCAAATCAAATACCTGATTCTATTTCTACAACTCCTTATATGGTAAAAAAACATAGAGAAATTAGAAAAGATTTAATTACTCAAAAAGAGGTAAAAGGTCTGTTTAATTGTATAGCTTGTCATACAACAGCAGATAAAGGAATATATAGTGAAAGAGATATAAAAATCCCAAATTTTGGTAGATGGGAAGATGATTAA
- a CDS encoding cytochrome b/b6 domain-containing protein, protein MEKSYIWSLPTRVFHSLFAVFILLAFLTDDDKLLNYHAVIGYSIFILLVFRVFWGLFGPKYSKFKDFPTGKKNVKEFLNNIFEENQKYLGHNPLASYVMIAMLVVVFLTIFTGVLAFGVQEGKGLVSFLNDTLFKDMKLFKEIHEVLANILIALIVAHVSGVMVDRFLHKKHQTLNSIVTGYKMTNESENIKLNIFQKLFALLMFIVFIGFLIFNLIEPKNVFIASKFEPIDYKTQNEVFVTECGSCHTLYPTQSFA, encoded by the coding sequence ATGGAAAAATCATATATTTGGTCACTGCCAACAAGAGTTTTTCACTCTTTGTTTGCAGTTTTTATATTGTTAGCTTTTTTAACAGATGATGATAAATTACTGAATTATCACGCTGTAATTGGATATTCAATCTTTATTTTATTAGTTTTTAGAGTATTTTGGGGATTATTTGGTCCTAAATATTCAAAATTTAAAGATTTTCCAACTGGTAAAAAAAATGTAAAAGAATTTCTGAATAATATCTTTGAAGAAAATCAAAAATATTTAGGTCACAATCCACTTGCTTCTTATGTAATGATAGCTATGCTTGTAGTTGTATTTTTAACAATATTTACAGGTGTTTTAGCTTTTGGAGTACAAGAAGGAAAAGGCTTAGTATCCTTTTTAAATGATACTCTTTTTAAAGATATGAAACTATTTAAAGAGATTCATGAAGTTTTAGCAAATATTCTTATTGCTTTAATTGTTGCTCACGTAAGTGGTGTGATGGTAGATAGATTTTTACATAAAAAACATCAAACTTTAAACTCTATAGTAACAGGCTATAAAATGACAAATGAGAGTGAAAATATAAAACTAAATATTTTTCAAAAACTTTTTGCTCTTTTGATGTTTATAGTTTTTATTGGATTTTTGATATTCAATTTAATTGAACCAAAAAATGTTTTTATTGCTTCAAAATTTGAACCAATAGATTATAAGACACAAAATGAAGTTTTTGTAACCGAGTGTGGAAGTTGCCATACTCTTTATCCCACCCAATCTTTTGCCTAA